From a single Brassica napus cultivar Da-Ae chromosome C9, Da-Ae, whole genome shotgun sequence genomic region:
- the LOC106423905 gene encoding CDGSH iron-sulfur domain-containing protein NEET, with amino-acid sequence MAISMSTFGLGLCYTGQLPFRRVTGETGRKQQRMAVVRAEGGGGGINPEIRKNEEKVVDSVVVTELSKNITPYCRCWRSGTFPLCDGSHTKHNKANGDNVGPLLLKKQ; translated from the exons ATGGCTATCAGCATGAGCACGTTTGGCTTAGGGCTATGTTACACCGGGCAGCTTCCATTCAGGCGAGTCACCGGTGAAACGGGGAGGAAGCAGCAGAGAATGGCAGTGGTGAGAGCAgaaggcggaggaggaggaatcAATCCGGAGATCAGAAAGAACGAGGAGAAGGTGGTGGACTCTGTCGTGGTAACCGAGCTTTCCAAAAACATAACTCCATATTGcag GTGTTGGAGGTCGGGGACATTTCCTTTGTGTGATGGGAGTCATACGAAGCACAACAAAGCTAATGGAGATAACGTTGGCCCTCTCCTTCTTAAAAAGCAGTag
- the BNAC09G28090D gene encoding uncharacterized protein BNAC09G28090D, with translation MSWYGRTKLVFDSLRRNLNPTGKFSGFSSIASGEVGLRSWTNTNRVAYNPFLSQAKRSYYVDRYQVRHFKPRGPRKWLQNPRAVWTVVLVGSGVLITLYFGNLETVPYTKRTHFVLLSKSMEKRIGESQFEQIKKTYKGKVLPAIHPESIRVRLIAKDVIDALQRGLSHEHVWSDLGYGSMDSTARGSDRGVKEVGMALSEDGEETLSGMRWSKDDQILDDKWIQESRKKDTKGESAHLEGINWEVIVVNEPMVNAFCLPAGKIVVFTGLLDHFKSDAEVATVIGHEVGHAVARHVAEGITKNLWFAILQLVLYQFVMPDLVNTMSALFLRLPFSRKMEIEADYIGLLLLASAGYDPRIAPKVYEKLGKLGGDVALGEYLSTHPSGKKRSQLLAQANVMEEALMIYREVQSGRGIEGFL, from the exons ATGTCATGGTACGGAAGAACCAAACTGGTGTTCGACTCCCTGCGACGGAACCTAAACCCAACTGGGAAGTTTTCTGGGTTCTCCTCAATCGCTTCCGGCGAAGTAGGGTTACGATCATGGACAAACACCAACAGGGTCGCTTACAATCCGTTTCTGAGTCAAGCCAAGAGAAGCTACTACGTTGATCGTTACCAAGTTCGTCACTTTAAGCCACGTGGACCCAGAAAGTGGCTCCAAAACCCTAGGGCTGTCTGGACGGTGGTGCTCGTCGGTTCCGGAGTTCTTATCACTCTCTACTTCGGGAACTTGGAGACTGTTCCTTACACAAAGCGAACACATTTCGTTCTCTTGTCCAAATCCATGGAGAAGCGTATTGGTGAATCCCAGTTTGAGCAGATTAAGAAAACTTACAAAGGGAAAGTCCTCCCTGCAATCCACCCTGAGAGCATTAGGGTTAGGTTGATAGCTAAAGATGTCATTGATGCTTTGCAGAGAGGTTTGAGTCACGAGCATGTGTGGAGTGATTTAGGGTATGGTTCGATGGATAGCACTGCGAGGGGTAGTGATAGGGGAGTGAAGGAGGTGGGTATGGCTTTGAGTGAAGATGGTGAAGAGACGTTGAGTGGGATGAGATGGTCGAAAGATGATCAGATTCTTGATGATAAATGGATTCAAGAAAGCAGGAAGAAAGATACCAAGGGAGAGAGTGCTCATCTTGAAGGGATTAATTGGGAGGTGATTGTGGTTAACGAGCCTATGGTTAACGCCTTTTGCTTGCCCGCTGGGAAGATTGTTGTCTTCACTGGTTTGCTTGATCATTTCAAGTCTGATGCTGAAGTTGCTACTGTCATCGGGCACGAG GTTGGTCATGCTGTGGCTAGACATGTAGCGGAGGGGATAACAAAGAACTTATGGTTCGCAATCCTTCAACTGGTTCTGTATCAGTTTGTCATGCCTGATCTTGTGAACACAATGTCTGCCCTTTTCTTGAGGCTTCCTTTCTCCAGAAA GATGGAGATTGAGGCCGATTACATTGGTTTGCTATTGCTTGCATCTGCGGGCTACGACCCACGAATAGCTCCCAAAGTGTATGAGAAGCTGGGGAAGCTCGGGGGAGATGTGGCACTTGGGGAATATTTATCGACACATCCTTCGGGAAAGAAGAGATCACAGCTTCTGGCTCAGGCCAATGTGATGGAAGAAGCACTTATGATCTATAGAGAAGTCCAATCGGGTCGTGGCATTGAAGGCTTTCTGTAG